From Danaus plexippus chromosome 11, MEX_DaPlex, whole genome shotgun sequence, the proteins below share one genomic window:
- the LOC116765811 gene encoding ionotropic receptor 75a-like, with translation MRILCLCVALCSVFSQNVASIDADLAVDYFLKKHVPFVCYLTCGLPRISFDLAQHNKLVKAFLRSNIRISLMRVEKHALDLNKNLHQWTFPIGVLMDGSCNGISNVLEQASRSALFDDGHMWLIFKNMNEKRRGDVRIENLLQNLNLSINTDIVVALNTDTDIQLMDVFNFGKIQGNNLEKKFIGTWSPGRGLNISLSRFKYYDRWDLHNLTLRAITVVLGAPQGYDPEMILQPGYDWRVALITKSAAQLLAIIRENHNFRFNYTIADLWVGSPLKNSTLGVTNSIYWGEQDISFTSLRMFSPWMEWVDPFFPPTTKLETKFFYLILDKGVGNYENRFLTPLSSGVWWCTAVASVVCVSVLAVTAVLEERDEPGLYALFSVFAVICQQAYEDGVQLFDEFSSSQGRRLILLVVGLMSMLLYNYYTSSVVSWLLNAAAPTMSNIDELIDSDFELVFEDTSYTRGWLNNPGFFYYSGLKNPKEDILRNRATVTKRTTKLLQTAAEGMELIRSGDYAFHTEPYTAYQAISRSFKEKDICTLGSLQIMIPANTYIVGQKRSPYKKFFVWSLMRLLERGHTSAVRARASGVTPICSGTVPRALALGQAAPAFAILAQTAVVSFIILLFEIYWHRRRSHDKKQVRVLNNRAHNAQEVGKNDSLRV, from the exons ATGCGTATCCTGTGCTTGTGTGTAGCGTTGTGCAGCGTTTTTTCTCAAAATGTCGCTTCTATCGATGCAGACCTAGCCGTCGATTACTTCTTGAAAAAACATGTGCCTTTTGTTTGCTATTTGACATGTGGATTACCAAGAATATCCTTTGATTTAG cgcAACACAACAAGTTGGTAAAAGCTTTTCTTCGTAGCAATATAAGAATCTCATTAATGCGTGTCGAGAAACACGCATtggatttaaataagaatttacatCAATGGACGTTTCCAATCGGAGTACTGATGGATGGTTCCTGTAACGGCATTTCGAATGTTCTGGAACAg gcTTCAAGATCGGCATTGTTTGATGACGGGCACATGTGGCTAATATTTAAGAACATGAACGAGAAACGTAGAGGCGATGTCCGAATTGAAAAcctattacaaaatttaaatttaagtatcaaTACAGATATAGTGGTGGCTCTGAATACag ACACAGATATCCAACTAATGGATGTATTTAACTTCGGAAAGATCCAAGGTAACAATTTAGAGAAGAAATTCATAGGAACATGGAGTCCGGGAAGAG GTTTGAACATTTCGTTGAGCAGATTCAAATATTATGATCGTTGGGATTTGCACAATTTGACGCTGAGAGCCATAACCGTG GTTCTAGGAGCACCTCAGGGCTATGATCCCGAAATGATTTTACAACCTGGATATGATTGGCGAGTagctttaataacaaaatccgCGGCCCAGTTGCTTGCTATTATCAGGGAAAATCATAATTTCAG ATTCAATTACACCATAGCTGATCTCTGGGTTGGATCTCCATTGAAGAACAGTACTTtg ggtGTGACCAATTCAATATACTGGGGAGAGCAggatatttcttttacaagCTTGCGAATGTTCTCACCATGGATGGAATGGGTTGATCCATTTTTTCCACCAACAACTAAATTAga AACGAAATTCTTCTACCTCATTTTAGACAAGGGTGTAGGTAACTATGAGAATCGTTTTCTTACTCCGCTGTCATCTGGAGTGTGGTGGTGCACAGCGGTGGCGAGTGTCGTCTGCGTTTCAGTGCTGGCCGTTACGGCTGTCTTAGAAGAAAGAGACGAACCGGGACTATACGCGTTATTCAGCGTCTTTGCTGTTATTTGTCAACAAG CTTACGAAGATGGTGTACAACTATTTGATGAATTTTCATCTAGCCAAG GTCGTCGTCTTATTCTTCTTGTAGTGGGGTTAATGAGCATGTTGCTATATAACTACTATACTAGTAGCGTTGTCTCGTGGCTACTGAACGCCGCTGCACCCACCATGTCAAACATAGACGAGCTGATTGACAGCGACTTTGAGCTTGTCTTCGAGGATACTTCATATACCAGGGGCTGGCTAAAT AATCCTGGATTTTTCTACTATAGCGGTTTGAAAAATCCGAAAGAAGATATACTAAGAAATAGAGCGACAGTCACAAAGCGCACTACGAAACTGTTGCAGACCGCCGCTGAGGGGATGGAGCTCATTCGTTCAGGcg ACTACGCCTTCCACACGGAACCTTACACAGCGTATCAGGCTATATCCAGAAGCTTCAAAGAAAAGGATATTTGTACCCTTGGGTCTTTACAAATTATGATTCCGGCAAACACTTACATTGTGGGACAGAAACGAAGTCCGTATAAGAAATTCTTCGTTTGGAG TCTAATGCGGCTCCTGGAACGTGGCCATACCTCCGCCGTGCGAGCGCGAGCCAGTGGCGTCACACCAATCTGTTCCGGAACTGTTCCAAGAGCACTTGCTCTCGGACAAGCGGCACCAGCTTTTGCAATCCTAGCTCAAACTGCTGTTGTGTCCttcattattcttttattcgAGATATATTGGCACAGACGAAG gaGTCACGACAAAAAACAAGTGAGAGTACTTAATAATCGCGCACATAACGCGCAAGAGGTAGGGAAGAATGATTCCCTGAgagtataa